The DNA segment CGCACCAGACCAGCATTGTCGCCGCGCCCATCGCCGCGCCACGTATCTTGTTCGGGAACATCTCGGACAGATAGACCCAGATCACCACTCCCACGCCGGTGGAAAACGAGGCGACATAGGTCATCACTGGGATCACCATGTACAGCGGGTTGACATCTTTCATGTTGAACATCAGCCCCAGGGCGAGCATGGAGGCTGTCATCAGGAAATAGGCGATCACGTGCAGTATCTTGCGGCCCGCCCGGTCGATCAGGGCCATGCCGACAAAGGTGAAGATCAAGTTGACCAGCCCGATGATCACCTGGGCCTTGAACGAGGAGGCGGTATCGACGAACCCGGCCATCCGGAAAATCTCGGTGCCGTAGTAGATGATGACGTTGATGCCGGTGAAATTCGAGAAAATGGCGATCAGGAACCCGGTGAACAGAAGGCGGCGCAGCTTGGGATTGAGCAGTTCCTGCATGCCGCCGGCCTCCTTGTGGAGCATGCCGGTGACATAGGCCATTTCGCTGGTGGCGTACCTGGCGCCGCCGATCTTGTTGAACACCTCGCGCGCCTTGTCCTCCTGACCGTTCTTGGCCAGCCAGCGCGGGCTCTCAGGAATCTTGAACAGGGCGATGGTGAACAGGAACGCCGGCACGGCCTCCACCTCGAACATCCAGCGCCAGGGGTGCTCCCCCACTCCGACCAGCAGCCAGTTGCTGAAATAGGAGAACAGGATGCCCACCACGATGGCGAGCTGGTTCACGGCCACGAGCCTGCCGCGAACGTGGGCCGGGCTCAGCTCGGCGATGTACACCGGCGAGAGCACCGAGGCGATCCCCACTCCGAACCCGCCGATGGCCCTGGCTACGATCAGCTCCCAGTAGTTGCGCGGCACCCCGGACAGCACGGCCGAGAGGGTGAACAGAAAACCAGCCAGGATCAGCAGCTTTTTGCGGCCGTAGCGGTCGGCCAGGGGGCCGGTGATGATCGAGCCCAGGATACAGGCCACGATCAGGTTGCTCACCGCGAACCCCTCCTGCCAGGCGTTGAGCTGAAAGTCCTGCACCACCCCGCCGATCGTGCCCGAAATGACCCCGGTGTCGAAACCGAACAGCAGCCCGCCTATCGCCGCCACGAAAGATACTATCCCGACATACCGCCAGTTGATTTGGCTCTCGTCGATTTTCACTTTCCCCTCAGTCGCCATCTCTGACCCTTTTCGGTTGGACGTTGTAATTGCGGACCGGGCCCTTGGCTGCACCCGATTCAGGCAGGCTGTATTTATCAATGAAATTGTCTTCCGGTCTGACCAAATCGCGCGCACGCTGTCAGGCTGGGCCGGCGGCAGTCCGGCCGGGCGGGACACGGGGGAGCGGACGGACAGGGGATGGCGCTTCAGTCCGCCCGGCTTTCAGAGCACGCCGGGGAAGGGAAAAGCCGCACAATCATTTTGATATGGCGCTTTCCGCTCCGCAAGAAAAAACCCCGACAGATCACTCTGCCGGGGCTGTATCGATCAGGAACCGACGAAACCGGCATCTTCAACGCCTGCGGTCGTCACCGACCTGCCGCCGTCCGGCCCGATTCCCTTGTATTCATGGTGGAGCTGAGGGGAGTCGAACCCCTGGCCTCTTGAATGCCATTCAAGCGCTCTCCCAACTGAGCTACAGCCCCCTTGTATTTGCGCAAAAATAGCGTCACCCTCACGGTTTGTCAACCAAAAACCTTCCTTCGCCCCGGACGCTTATCCGCTGCCGCCCGCCGGCCCCGAACTGACAAAAAAAGCGCCCCCGGGAGCCGGTCTCGCTCCCGGGGGCGCGTCGATTCAAGTTACGGGACACATGACTGCGGTGGATCGATCAATGACCGTAGATATAGGACTCTTCGATCATGTCCTGCGGGTTGAGCAGGTCGAAATCGCCCACCCCGGTGCGGTCCACGAAATACAGGTCCACCTCGTGCGCGGTGTTGATGTAGACCCAGATGTACACATCACGCCCACCGGAACGCATGGTGTAGCGCTCGATGTCGCTGGGCGGCCCCATGCGGACATAGGCCTCACCGCGGTCGGTCAGCCAGCCCGGCTGCAGGATCGAGCCGAAATTCTCGTTGGCGTAGCGGATACGCTTGAAATACTCGGTCTTGAACTCGTTATCCGGAGTTTTCTTGACCGGGTCGTACGGCGCCCAGAACTCGTCCCAGGCCTCCTGGCGCAGGTTCTCCGGCACTGCGAGCAGACGGTTCTGGACATCCTTCTTCGTGATGTACTTCAAGTAATCCACCGCCTCGCGGTAGTGGGACATCGCCCACTGGTCCGAGCCGAAATTCTCCGGCATCTCGACCGTTTTCACCGCCCAGGCCGGAGCCGCCAGCGCAAGCAGCAGGGCGATCAGCCCCAGCCCCAGGAAATACCGTTTCCTCAACATCATCCCCTCCCAGTTGAATTATTCAACCCGGCGCCGCTCATCGATCACTGCCTCAGCGCCTTTTATAATTATACACTCTGCACATAAGTGAGTTCAAGTTTCTGAGGCGATTTTTTCTGTGTCCACTTGTCGATCCGGAACGGGAGTTTTACTTTGTGGAAGGTTCGTTTTCAGGTGTGAACATCTATGCTTCCAAGACAACTGACAGAGGATATTCCAAGCGCGGAGAAACGATGCCGGTCACCACGATTGAATGGCTCGGACATGCGCCGGACGGGCGCGTCCGGCTGATAGACCAGACCCTTCTTCCAGTCGAGGAGAAATACCTCGAACGAAGCGAATACACCGACCTGGCGGCCGACATCTACCGTCTGGCCGTACGCGGGGCGCCGGCCATCGGCGTGGCCGGGGCTTTCGGGGTCGTGTTGGGTGTGCAGGGCTGCGCCGGGCTGGCGCCAGACAGTTTCATGGCCCGGCTGAACGAGGTCTGCGACCGTCTGGCCGCCACCCGTCCCACCGCGGTCAACCTCTCCTGGGCCGTTGAACGCATGCGCCGCCTGGCCCTGTCTCTCGCGCCCAAGGCCTCCCCGGCCGGGACAATCGAGGCCTTGGAGCGCGAGGCCCTGGAGCTATTCGAGGAGGACCGCCGTCTGTGCCGCTCCATCGGCGAGCACGGGGCGGCTCTGCTGCCGGACGGGGCCCGGGTGCTGACCCACTGCAACGCCGGGGCCCTGGCCACGGCCGGGATCGGCACCGCCCTGGCCGCAATCTACGTGGCCGCCGAGCAGGGCCGCAGAGTGTCGGTCTATGCCGATGAGACCCGCCCGCTGCTGCAGGGGGCGCGCCTGACCGCCTGGGAGCTGCACCGCGCAGGGATCGAGGTTACTCTTATCTGCGACAACATGGCCGCCAGCGTGATGGCGGCCGGCAAAGTGGACCTGGTGATCACCGGGGCCGACCGGATCGCGGCCAACGGGGACGCCGCCAACAAGATCGGCACCCACGGCGTGGCGGTCCTGGCCGCGAGGTTCGGCATCCCGTTCTACGTGGCCGCACCGTTCAGCACGTTCGACCTGAGCCTGGCCGATGGCTCCGGCATCCCGATCGAGGAGCGCGCGCGCGAGGAGGTGGCCGCCCCCCTGGGCCGCACCGCCGCACCCGAGGGCGTGCGGGTGTTCAACCCGGCGTTCGATGTCACACCGGCCGAGCTGATCGCCGGCCTGATCACCGACCGCGGCGTGATCCGTCCACCTTTCCGTGAAAACATCGCCCGCCTGCTCGGACCGGCGTGATCCTTGATATCTTTCCGCTTTCTCCCGGCCCGGGGCGCCCGGAGCCCCGGGCCGGCCACCCGGATTCCATCTTTCCCGAGGCTTTCAGATCGCCCCTGCCGCACGCAATTGGGAAAAAAATCGCAACCCGGCCCCGCAAACTCAGTTTAACATATCTGGCCCAGTTTCACAGCTTTCGGCAGACGATCATGTCAGCGCTAATAATTTTTCAGCTTTTGTTGCTTTTTCCTTGCATAGTCATAAAATAATAGTTAAGAACCCGACTGAGATATCACTTTCGAAATTGCGCGGTTGTGGGATTATTCTTGCATAAGAGCCAGGCCTGGATTACATTTCGGGCTTCTTTTTACCGGGAAATATATGCTCCTGGCGGAAGTTTCAGCAGTCGTGTTTTTCAATCCTGATGCAGAAGAGAACGAATGGACTTGAACAGTCTGTGACTGCCATAAGAATAATTTCTCAGGACGGAGGCCTACATGACGAGACTCAAAGAAAAGCTGGCGGCTGTAATCCCCGGTTTGCGCGAGGAAATCCAGTCTCTTCTTAAAGAGTACGGGCAAAAGCAGGTTTCCGAGGTCACCCTGCAGCAGTTGTTCGGCGGGATGCGAGGGGTCAAGTCGATGATCTGCGACACCTCGCTGGTCGACCCTGTCCGCGGGCTGCTGATCCGGGGCCGCCCGATCCTCGACCTGGTGGACCGCGAGCCTGAGGAGATATTCCACCTCCTGCTGCTCGACGAGCTTCCGGACAAGGAAGACCTCGAGGAACTGCAGGCGGTGATGAACGGCCACGGCCCCCTGCCCGAGTTCGTCTGGAAAGTCCAGAAAGCCCTGGCCCCGGACACCCACCCGATGGTCCGGTTCAGCATCGGGATCATGATGCTCGAGCGCGAGAGCCGCTTCCGCCGTCTGTACGACGAGGGAATGAAGAAGACCGACTACTGGGAATCAACCCTGGAAGATTCGCTGCACCTGCTCTCGATGCTGCCCGAGCTGGCCGCAGGCATCTACCGCATCCACACCGGCAAGGGCGACCCGATCCCGCCCAACCCGCGCCTTGGCTGGGCCGCCAACTACGCCTACATGCTGGGCATGGAGAACACCAACGGCGAGTTCTCGGACCTGATGCGCCTGTACCTGGTGCTGCACAGTGACCACGAGGGCGGCAATGTCAGCGCTTTCACCACGCACGTGGTCGGCTCGGCCCTGTCGGACGCCTACTACGCGGTGAGCGCCGGCATGAACGGCCTGGCCGGCCCGCTGCACGGTCTGGCCAACCAGGAATGCCTGCATTTCGTGTTCGAGATACGCGAGAAATACAACGGCGTGCCCACGGATGAGCAGATCCAGGAATATTGCTGGGACACGCTCAACAACGGCAAGGTTATCCCCGGCTACGGGCATGCGGTGCTGCGCGAGACCGACCCGCGGTTCACCGCCCTGCACAATTTCGGCACGGCCCACTGCCCCAAGTCCGACCTGTTCCACATCGTGGACCGGCTGTTCAACCTGGTGCCGGACATCCTCAAGCAGCAGGGCAAGGCCAAGAACCCCTATCCGAACGTGGATGCGGTCTCGGGCAGCCTGCTATTCCATTACGGGCTGGAGGAGTACGACTACTACACGGTCCTGTTCGGAGTGTCCCGCGCCATGGGCATGCTCAGCCAGCTAGTGCTTAACCGTGCCCTGGGCGCCCCGATCTTCCGTCCCAAGTCGGTGGGCACCGGATGGGTCAAGAGCAATTTGTTGGCCCAGTGATCCGGGACTGGATGCTTGAAAAGAAAAGGCCGCTCCGGTCGAACCGAGCGGCCTTTCTTTATATCCCGGCTTTTCTGGCCTCACTCCCCGGAGTGACTTTCGAACACCAGCCCGCCGCCGTCCGATGTATCCACCTCCATGTAGCGTCCGCGGCTGAGCTCCATGTATTCGAGCCGCTGCTGCTCGCGGCTGCCGATAGGAAGCTGCATTTTGGCCGAGCCACGCAGGGTGTCCACCCGGGCCACGCCCCGGCGGTCGAGGTAAGCCTCCAGCGCCCCCAGCAGAGCGCCGATCTTGCGCAGCCCCTCACGGTAGAACAGAGAGCAGACCTGCACCGTGTCTGCCCCGGCCAGGATGTACTTGATGAAAGCGTCCCCGCTGTGCACCCCTCCGGAGGCGGAAATAGAGACCTCAGGCAGCACCTGGCGCAGGATCGAGACCCAGCGCAGCGGATAGTAGATGTAGTGCGGCGAGGAAAGCCCCTGGTCGCCCTTGGCGGCGAACGCCCGCCCGGTCTCGAGGTCGATGTCGAGGCCGGTCTGACGGTTGAACAGGACGAGCCCATCCGCCCCGGCGCGGACCAGGTTCGCGGCCACGTTCTGTGGGCAGGTGAGCTGGCCGCTCATCTTGACCGCCAGGGGAATCCGCACCTGGGAACGCACGGCTGTGACTATGTCGTAGAACTGCTGCTCGCTCCGGGACGAGGACTGCTCCAGCCCGGCCGAGGGCACCGACAGGTTCAGCTCCAGGGCGCTGGCCCCGGCCGCTTCGATCTGGGCCGCGTAGCCGGTCCAGAAGCGCGGCTCGGCGCAGTTGACCGAGGCGATGACCGGGATCGAGACCGCCTTGCGCGCTTTCTCGATCTCGGAGCAGTACTCGTTCGGCCCGTAGATCAGCCCCACCTCGGCCGAGAAATAGTCCGCCGCCTCGGGGTGATCCATCAGGCTGTCTTGGAACGTGTTGTCCTTGCGGCGGATATCCTCCTCGAAAATGCTTTTCAGCACCACCGCGCCGGCCCCCAGCTCCTCGCACTGCTTGACCATCTTGGCGTTACGGGTCAGGCCGCTGCTGGCTACCACCAGCGGGTTTTTCAGCTCCAGGTTCAGGTATCGAGTCTTCAGATCAGCCATCTTTTCGCTCCGCGAGTTCAGCACACAGTGGCGACCAGTTCGGCCGGCGGTGGACAGGGTTCTGTATCATCCATGAAAGATAATCCGGAATGTTCCCGGCACAAGTCCCAAGACAGTCCCCGGCCCCGGGGAACAAACGAGCAGACCTACCTCGGGCTATTTTTTCTCCGCCTTGGGCGGCGGGGCCGGGTATTTCTCGTTAACGTACTTGCGGAACTCGGCCCACTGCGGCGAGTTCTCGATCAGGCCCTCGCGCGGCGGCAGGGTTGCGATCAGAGCCTTGGCGTTCTGGATGCGCTCGTCGGTCATCGGGTGGGTGGAGAGCAGGTTCTGCCAGCCCTTGGTCTCGGGGCTTTGCTGCTTGGACTTGAGCATCTCGAACATCTTGACCATGCCGTTGGGGTCGTAGCCGGCCTTGTACATGACCATCAGCCCGTCGTGGTCGGCCTGGCGCTCGTACTCGCGGCTGTAGCTGAGCATGCCCACGGTGGTGAACATGCCGGCCACGGTGTTGGCCAGGGTGCCGGAATTGCCCAGGGCGATCTGCTGCGCGGCGTCCAGGAGCTGCATCTGGCTCAGGCGCTTCACGCTGTGACGGTTGGTGACATGGCTCAGCTCGTGGGCCACCACGCTGATCAGCTCGGCCTCGGTCTCGACATTGCGGATCAGGCCCAGGTTGATGTAGCAGTAGCCGCCGGGAATGGCGAACGCGTTTACCGCTTCATCCTTGACCGCCACGAAATGGTATTTCAGATCAGTGCGGGAGGAGACCGCCACCAGCTTGTCGCCCCGCTCCTGCAGGAACGAGTCGAGCTTCTGGTCGTTAAGCACCGTGTACTGCTTGTGGATTTCCTTGTCCAGGGCCTGGCCGAGTTGGACCTCCTCCGAGGTGGAGTAAAAATTTATATTTCTGATAGCCGCACAACCGCCTGCGGCAAGTGGTGCAGCCGCCAGCAGCCCGGCCAGGGCATATCCGCGCCAGCTCATATATATTTCTCTCCCCTTGCTGTGTCAGGACAATTCGTTTGAAAATGGTTAGGGCAGTTGCGTCGGAGTCCTAAAAAAATATAAAATGTTGTAAGTGGCGGGACAAGGCAAGCGAGGTGTCAGGCCGTGGCCTCAGGCCCGGGAAACGGAGAGAACGGGATGCCGGATCGTTACCGTATGTTGGCCCCCTACTATGATATTTTCATCGACTGGGAGCGGCGCCTGCGCACCGAGATGCCTTTCCTGCTGGAGGCCTCGGGCGTGCGCTGGAAAAACGAAGCCCGCGTGCTTGATATCGGCTGCGGCACAGGCCGTCACCTGGCCGGGTTTGTCCAGGCCGGCTGCAGAGTCGAGGGCCTGGAGCCCTCGGTCCAGCTCCGCCGGATCGCAGAGCGCACCCTGCCCGGCGCGCCGATCCATTCCTGGGGCATGGGTGGCCTCGGGCGGCTGGCGCAAAAGCGCGGCCCCTGGGACCTGGTCCTCTGCCTGGGCAACACACTGGCCCACCTTCCCCCCTCCAGGCTGGACTCTTTCTGCCGGAACCTGCTCGTAGCCACCGGCCCGGGAGGGAAAGCCGTGCTTCACCTGTTGAATTACAGCCGGATCCTCCGCCTGCGCCCGGAACAGATGCCAGCCAAGACCCGGGAGCTGGAGGGGGCGCAATGGAGTTTCCTCCGCTCCTACGCCTACCGGGAAAGCAGCCTGGATTTCAAGCTGGAGGTTTACAGGGACGGCGCCAAGGTGGCCGTGGATGTGGAGAAACATTATCCTCTGGACGGAGAGCGTCTCAGGCAGGCGCTCCGGTCCGCCGGGTTCAGGAGCCTCCGCTTTCTCGGGGCGTTCGATAATAACATCCCTTTCACTCCCGATTCCGGCGACCTGGTGGCGCTCGTTTCATCCGGGGCAGCGGAGGCAAAGATGGATTCAGAGTAATCACGGGGGCTTCCAGTAAAAATTTGTGGAAAAATAAGTGGAATAAGTGTATAATATCTCATTCAAACCTTTGGATTCGTCCCATTCAAATAAAACGGCCTATACTCTGTTTTTACCTTGCGGCTGTCTCCCCCATGCAAGCCTGCCGCGGGTAAAAGTCTAAGGAGTTATCCGCCGACAAACGCAGGGACCACAAGATGCTGGATTTGAACCAATTAATAGAGCAACTGCTGAAAGTCAGGAAGCTGCCGACCTTGTCCAGCGTGGCCCTGTTGCTCGAATCCTCGCTCAACGAGGAACAGCCGGATGTTCAGCGAATCAGTTCGATCATATCGGATGATCCGCCGGTGACCAGCATGATCCTCAAGCTCGCCAATTCGGTGGTGTTCGGTGCGCGACGGACAATCGGCACGGTGCAGGAGGCGGTGGTCAGGCTGGGGTTCCAGGAAATCCGCAAGATGGTGATGAGCCTGGCCCTGATCCAGTTTCTTTCCAATCGCGTGAGCGGCAAGGTCGACCCGGTCAAGTTCTGGCAGCACTCGATCAGCGTTGGGGTCTGCACCGAGGTGATCAACGAGTTGACCGGAGTGATCCCGGAAAACGGCCCTCAGGCCCACGTGGTTGGGCTTCTGCACGACATCGGCCGCTGGGTCAGCGCCACCTACATGCCCGAGGTGCACCAGCACATTCCGGGTGACGCCGACAACCCTCCGCGTCCCAACTACATCCTCACCCTGGAACGCAACCGGATCGGCCTGGACCACACCCAGATCGGCGCGGCCCTGCTCGAGCGCTGGGGCCTGCCGCTAAAGATAGTCCATTGCGTGCGGTTCCACCACGAGCCGGATGTCTCGCCGCGCCAGCAGCGCAAGATCACCCAGCTCGTCCACCTGGCAGACAGTATCTGCAACAACGCCCGGATCGGGGATGTCGGCGAGGGCCTGGGCTCCGAGATACGAGAAACCACCTGGAGCGGGTTGGGACTGACTGCGGACCTTTTGCCCGAGATACTGGAAGTCCTGATCGACAGGACCAAGCACAGCGATGTCCTGCTCTCGATCGGCGGGATGGACGGCAACGGCGGCGGACACGCTTAAAATAAATTCACGGCCGAGGCCTCCCGAGCTTTAGCTCAGGAGGCCTTTGTTTTTTTGTTCAGCTTGGCGATATCGTCGGTGCTGCCCAGAATGACCAGGGTGTCACTGTCCTTTATCCGGTATTCCGCCGGGGGCAGGACTGTCACCCGCTCCGGCACGGCCTCCTTGACCGCCACCACGAACAGATTGTACACCCGCCGCAGGTTGACCTCCATCAGCGACTGGCCCACGAACTCCATCGGCGGCAGCAATTCGGTCAGCACGTACTCGCCGCCCAGTTCCAGGGTGTCGAGGATCGAGGGCGAGGTCAGGCGCTGGGCCAGCTTGATCGCCACCTCCTGCTCCGGGAAAATCACCCGGTCCGCCCCCACCTTGCGCAGCGCCTTGCCGTGCTCGGGATCGTTGGCTTTGGCGATCAGGTACTTAACCTGTAACTCCTTGAGCAGGAGCGTTGTGATGATGCTCTGGCTGATGTTGTCACCCATGCTCAGGATCACCGCA comes from the bacterium genome and includes:
- the mtnA gene encoding S-methyl-5-thioribose-1-phosphate isomerase; the protein is MPVTTIEWLGHAPDGRVRLIDQTLLPVEEKYLERSEYTDLAADIYRLAVRGAPAIGVAGAFGVVLGVQGCAGLAPDSFMARLNEVCDRLAATRPTAVNLSWAVERMRRLALSLAPKASPAGTIEALEREALELFEEDRRLCRSIGEHGAALLPDGARVLTHCNAGALATAGIGTALAAIYVAAEQGRRVSVYADETRPLLQGARLTAWELHRAGIEVTLICDNMAASVMAAGKVDLVITGADRIAANGDAANKIGTHGVAVLAARFGIPFYVAAPFSTFDLSLADGSGIPIEERAREEVAAPLGRTAAPEGVRVFNPAFDVTPAELIAGLITDRGVIRPPFRENIARLLGPA
- a CDS encoding GWxTD domain-containing protein, encoding MLRKRYFLGLGLIALLLALAAPAWAVKTVEMPENFGSDQWAMSHYREAVDYLKYITKKDVQNRLLAVPENLRQEAWDEFWAPYDPVKKTPDNEFKTEYFKRIRYANENFGSILQPGWLTDRGEAYVRMGPPSDIERYTMRSGGRDVYIWVYINTAHEVDLYFVDRTGVGDFDLLNPQDMIEESYIYGH
- a CDS encoding citrate (Si)-synthase, giving the protein MTRLKEKLAAVIPGLREEIQSLLKEYGQKQVSEVTLQQLFGGMRGVKSMICDTSLVDPVRGLLIRGRPILDLVDREPEEIFHLLLLDELPDKEDLEELQAVMNGHGPLPEFVWKVQKALAPDTHPMVRFSIGIMMLERESRFRRLYDEGMKKTDYWESTLEDSLHLLSMLPELAAGIYRIHTGKGDPIPPNPRLGWAANYAYMLGMENTNGEFSDLMRLYLVLHSDHEGGNVSAFTTHVVGSALSDAYYAVSAGMNGLAGPLHGLANQECLHFVFEIREKYNGVPTDEQIQEYCWDTLNNGKVIPGYGHAVLRETDPRFTALHNFGTAHCPKSDLFHIVDRLFNLVPDILKQQGKAKNPYPNVDAVSGSLLFHYGLEEYDYYTVLFGVSRAMGMLSQLVLNRALGAPIFRPKSVGTGWVKSNLLAQ
- a CDS encoding dihydroorotate dehydrogenase-like protein, translated to MADLKTRYLNLELKNPLVVASSGLTRNAKMVKQCEELGAGAVVLKSIFEEDIRRKDNTFQDSLMDHPEAADYFSAEVGLIYGPNEYCSEIEKARKAVSIPVIASVNCAEPRFWTGYAAQIEAAGASALELNLSVPSAGLEQSSSRSEQQFYDIVTAVRSQVRIPLAVKMSGQLTCPQNVAANLVRAGADGLVLFNRQTGLDIDLETGRAFAAKGDQGLSSPHYIYYPLRWVSILRQVLPEVSISASGGVHSGDAFIKYILAGADTVQVCSLFYREGLRKIGALLGALEAYLDRRGVARVDTLRGSAKMQLPIGSREQQRLEYMELSRGRYMEVDTSDGGGLVFESHSGE
- a CDS encoding sugar porter family MFS transporter is translated as MATEGKVKIDESQINWRYVGIVSFVAAIGGLLFGFDTGVISGTIGGVVQDFQLNAWQEGFAVSNLIVACILGSIITGPLADRYGRKKLLILAGFLFTLSAVLSGVPRNYWELIVARAIGGFGVGIASVLSPVYIAELSPAHVRGRLVAVNQLAIVVGILFSYFSNWLLVGVGEHPWRWMFEVEAVPAFLFTIALFKIPESPRWLAKNGQEDKAREVFNKIGGARYATSEMAYVTGMLHKEAGGMQELLNPKLRRLLFTGFLIAIFSNFTGINVIIYYGTEIFRMAGFVDTASSFKAQVIIGLVNLIFTFVGMALIDRAGRKILHVIAYFLMTASMLALGLMFNMKDVNPLYMVIPVMTYVASFSTGVGVVIWVYLSEMFPNKIRGAAMGAATMLVWCANFAVTQFFPVLSEAMGGSVFYLFMAASFIAFLFTLVMMRETKGLQLEEVESIFEKRKS
- a CDS encoding HDOD domain-containing protein; the encoded protein is MLDLNQLIEQLLKVRKLPTLSSVALLLESSLNEEQPDVQRISSIISDDPPVTSMILKLANSVVFGARRTIGTVQEAVVRLGFQEIRKMVMSLALIQFLSNRVSGKVDPVKFWQHSISVGVCTEVINELTGVIPENGPQAHVVGLLHDIGRWVSATYMPEVHQHIPGDADNPPRPNYILTLERNRIGLDHTQIGAALLERWGLPLKIVHCVRFHHEPDVSPRQQRKITQLVHLADSICNNARIGDVGEGLGSEIRETTWSGLGLTADLLPEILEVLIDRTKHSDVLLSIGGMDGNGGGHA
- a CDS encoding M48 family metallopeptidase — encoded protein: MSWRGYALAGLLAAAPLAAGGCAAIRNINFYSTSEEVQLGQALDKEIHKQYTVLNDQKLDSFLQERGDKLVAVSSRTDLKYHFVAVKDEAVNAFAIPGGYCYINLGLIRNVETEAELISVVAHELSHVTNRHSVKRLSQMQLLDAAQQIALGNSGTLANTVAGMFTTVGMLSYSREYERQADHDGLMVMYKAGYDPNGMVKMFEMLKSKQQSPETKGWQNLLSTHPMTDERIQNAKALIATLPPREGLIENSPQWAEFRKYVNEKYPAPPPKAEKK
- a CDS encoding class I SAM-dependent methyltransferase, translated to MPDRYRMLAPYYDIFIDWERRLRTEMPFLLEASGVRWKNEARVLDIGCGTGRHLAGFVQAGCRVEGLEPSVQLRRIAERTLPGAPIHSWGMGGLGRLAQKRGPWDLVLCLGNTLAHLPPSRLDSFCRNLLVATGPGGKAVLHLLNYSRILRLRPEQMPAKTRELEGAQWSFLRSYAYRESSLDFKLEVYRDGAKVAVDVEKHYPLDGERLRQALRSAGFRSLRFLGAFDNNIPFTPDSGDLVALVSSGAAEAKMDSE
- a CDS encoding TrkA family potassium uptake protein, which produces MKKFMVIGLGNFGFQVARSLFEDGNEVIAIDSSRDRVQEIRDYCSRGIVANAENKDFLQSVGAQEMDAVILSMGDNISQSIITTLLLKELQVKYLIAKANDPEHGKALRKVGADRVIFPEQEVAIKLAQRLTSPSILDTLELGGEYVLTELLPPMEFVGQSLMEVNLRRVYNLFVVAVKEAVPERVTVLPPAEYRIKDSDTLVILGSTDDIAKLNKKTKAS